The following coding sequences are from one Marinitoga litoralis window:
- a CDS encoding DUF6115 domain-containing protein — protein sequence MVYLIIFIWLIILSVVSLINLSLLISLWRKFNNFSITIDSSIEDQSNTLLARFQKITSSRLRALDNKIELLDQLIKDADEVYMKSFSMLTDLEKKNDEIKRVNNKKQNNRTIDNSNFSKFDSNNLEMPIYNENEFKKSNYYNSEKKFNNVNEYQELQNTFKEDKKEKSPEQLLKEKIIEQYKKGMSINEIAKMLDKGSGEIKLIIDLYYNENIDNGN from the coding sequence ATGGTATATTTGATTATTTTTATTTGGTTAATTATTCTATCTGTTGTATCTTTAATCAATTTATCTCTTTTAATTTCATTATGGAGAAAATTTAATAATTTTTCCATTACTATAGACTCCTCAATTGAGGATCAATCTAATACATTATTAGCAAGATTTCAAAAAATAACATCATCTAGATTAAGAGCTTTAGACAATAAAATAGAACTTTTAGACCAATTAATAAAAGATGCAGATGAAGTTTATATGAAATCTTTCTCCATGTTAACTGATTTAGAAAAGAAAAATGATGAAATAAAAAGAGTAAATAACAAGAAACAAAATAATAGAACAATTGATAATTCTAATTTTTCAAAATTTGATTCTAATAATTTAGAAATGCCTATTTATAATGAAAATGAATTTAAAAAAAGCAATTATTATAATTCAGAAAAAAAGTTTAATAATGTCAATGAATATCAAGAACTTCAAAATACATTTAAAGAAGATAAAAAAGAAAAATCTCCAGAACAATTATTAAAAGAAAAAATTATTGAACAGTATAAAAAGGGTATGAGTATTAATGAAATTGCTAAAATGTTAGATAAAGGTTCTGGAGAAATTAAACTGATTATTGATTTATACTATAATGAAAACATAGATAATGGCAACTAA